A window from Corynebacterium singulare encodes these proteins:
- the pdxR gene encoding MocR-like pyridoxine biosynthesis transcription factor PdxR, with translation MSLRLDPSDTRALPVQIAEALRTQVAAGILLPGEQVPSTRSLARDLGISRGSVVTAYDQLTAEGYLTAEVGSGTIINPHLPHARAPQPHPAPAPRPTPPRVELTPGLPDTAGILTPEWRAAWRKAAVDPSGDLPREVAAHLRHMRGLTVDPAYVVVTAGARDGLSLLLRALGAGLRVGVESPGYPSLRRVPQALGHTLVDVPTDAHGVTVPTVDLDVLIVTPSHQHPYGGSLPAARRGELVEWARANDVLIIEDDFDSELRYVGQPLPALAAMAPEHTVLLGTFSSVISPSIACGYLVVPPSLRSAVERVREVFGQPVGAIPQAALANYLASGALRRHTGRMRRAYKRRRDLVQAALADSPATLLPIHGGLHAVLLCDNAVVDRAAKLGLTLTPLSDYWGGTTAEEGVVLGFGHLSDVELAAALELVNKALAWES, from the coding sequence GTGTCCCTACGCCTCGACCCGTCTGATACGCGCGCGCTCCCAGTGCAGATTGCGGAGGCCCTCCGCACCCAAGTCGCCGCCGGAATTCTGCTGCCCGGTGAGCAGGTTCCGTCGACGCGTTCCTTGGCCCGGGATTTGGGGATTTCCCGAGGCAGCGTAGTCACCGCCTATGACCAGCTCACCGCGGAGGGCTACCTGACCGCGGAGGTTGGATCGGGCACTATTATCAACCCGCACCTGCCTCATGCCCGCGCGCCGCAACCTCATCCTGCACCCGCACCGCGGCCGACGCCGCCGCGCGTCGAGCTCACGCCGGGGCTTCCCGATACCGCCGGAATACTCACCCCCGAATGGAGGGCGGCCTGGCGCAAGGCCGCAGTGGACCCCTCCGGCGATCTCCCCCGCGAAGTGGCCGCGCACCTGCGCCACATGCGCGGGCTCACCGTCGATCCGGCCTACGTGGTGGTGACCGCCGGCGCCCGCGACGGCCTGTCGCTGCTGCTGCGTGCGTTGGGCGCGGGCCTCCGCGTGGGCGTGGAGTCGCCGGGTTATCCCAGCTTGCGCCGCGTCCCCCAGGCCCTGGGGCATACGCTTGTCGACGTCCCCACCGACGCGCACGGCGTCACCGTCCCGACCGTTGACCTCGACGTTCTCATCGTTACGCCTTCCCACCAGCACCCCTACGGCGGTTCCCTGCCGGCCGCACGCCGCGGTGAGCTCGTGGAATGGGCGCGAGCCAATGACGTGCTCATTATCGAGGATGACTTCGACTCTGAGCTGCGGTATGTGGGCCAGCCGCTTCCCGCGCTGGCGGCGATGGCACCGGAGCACACCGTCTTGCTAGGTACGTTTTCTTCGGTGATTTCGCCGTCTATTGCCTGCGGCTACCTCGTCGTACCACCGAGCTTGCGCTCGGCAGTTGAGAGGGTGCGGGAGGTTTTCGGCCAGCCCGTCGGCGCCATTCCGCAGGCGGCGCTGGCGAATTACCTGGCCAGTGGCGCTTTGCGGCGCCATACCGGACGAATGCGCCGCGCGTACAAGCGCCGCCGCGACCTCGTACAAGCGGCGCTTGCTGATTCCCCCGCCACGCTACTGCCCATCCACGGCGGTCTCCATGCCGTCCTGCTGTGCGATAACGCAGTAGTCGACCGCGCCGCCAAGCTGGGACTCACGCTCACCCCGCTCAGTGATTACTGGGGCGGAACCACCGCCGAAGAGGGCGTGGTCTTGGGTTTCGGCCACTTAAGCGACGTCGAACTCGCCGCCGCACTCGAGTTGGTGAACAAAGCGCTAGCGTGGGAGTCATGA
- the pdxS gene encoding pyridoxal 5'-phosphate synthase lyase subunit PdxS, translating to MTEQKNEQGRATTRVKRGLADMLKGGVIMDVVTPEQARIAEDAGASAVMALERVPADIRAQGGVARMSDPELIEGIVEAVDIPVMAKARIGHFVEAQILGELGVDFIDESEVLSPADYVNHINKWDFDVPFVCGATNLGEALRRITEGAAMIRSKGEAGTGDVSEAVKHLRTIKAEIARLKNLDRDELYVAAKELQAPYDLVAEVAETGKLPVVLFVAGGVATPADAALVRQMGAEGVFVGSGIFKSGNPAARAEAIVKAATLYDQPAELAKISRGLGEAMVGINVNDVPAPHRLAERGW from the coding sequence ATGACTGAACAGAAGAATGAACAGGGACGCGCCACCACGCGCGTCAAGCGTGGACTGGCTGACATGCTCAAGGGTGGCGTCATCATGGACGTTGTCACCCCGGAGCAGGCACGAATTGCGGAGGACGCGGGTGCGTCCGCCGTTATGGCGCTCGAGCGCGTGCCGGCCGATATCCGCGCCCAAGGTGGTGTGGCTCGTATGTCCGATCCGGAGCTTATCGAGGGCATCGTCGAGGCCGTCGACATCCCGGTCATGGCCAAGGCTCGCATCGGCCACTTCGTGGAGGCGCAGATTCTCGGCGAGCTCGGCGTGGACTTCATCGACGAGTCCGAGGTGCTCAGCCCGGCCGACTACGTCAACCACATCAACAAGTGGGACTTCGACGTGCCGTTCGTGTGCGGTGCCACCAACCTGGGCGAGGCTCTGCGCCGCATCACTGAGGGTGCCGCCATGATTCGTTCCAAGGGTGAGGCCGGTACTGGCGACGTCTCCGAGGCCGTCAAGCACCTGCGCACCATCAAGGCCGAGATCGCGCGCCTGAAGAACCTCGACCGCGATGAGCTCTACGTTGCAGCCAAGGAGCTGCAGGCGCCGTACGACCTCGTTGCTGAGGTTGCGGAGACCGGCAAGCTGCCGGTCGTCCTCTTTGTCGCCGGTGGCGTGGCCACGCCTGCCGACGCCGCCCTCGTCCGCCAGATGGGCGCCGAAGGCGTCTTCGTCGGTTCCGGCATCTTCAAGTCCGGTAATCCGGCAGCGCGCGCGGAGGCCATTGTGAAGGCAGCGACCCTCTACGATCAGCCGGCTGAGCTGGCCAAGATTTCCCGTGGCCTGGGTGAGGCCATGGTGGGCATCAACGTCAACGACGTGCCGGCACCGCACCGCCTGGCTGAGCGCGGATGGTAA
- the pdxT gene encoding pyridoxal 5'-phosphate synthase glutaminase subunit PdxT, which yields MVKTIGVLALQGGVEEHLRILDELGVATRRVRLPQDLDGLDGLILPGGESSAIDKLARSFGVAEPLRQTELPVLATCAGLIYSARELENPAPGQQTLALIDVTVRRNAFGNQRFSEERTVPVTLGGQTLDVEASFIRAPIVTRVGEGVEVIATVPREDGEAVVGVQQGNVTALSFHPEENGDSRLHAAWLADFAI from the coding sequence ATGGTAAAAACAATCGGCGTCCTGGCGCTGCAGGGAGGAGTCGAGGAACACCTGCGTATCCTCGACGAGCTCGGCGTGGCCACGCGCCGGGTGCGCCTGCCCCAGGACCTCGACGGGTTGGATGGGCTTATTCTTCCAGGTGGCGAGTCCAGCGCGATCGACAAGCTGGCGCGCTCCTTCGGCGTGGCGGAGCCACTGCGCCAGACTGAGCTGCCGGTGCTCGCTACGTGTGCGGGGCTCATCTACAGTGCCCGCGAACTGGAGAACCCTGCACCGGGGCAGCAGACGCTTGCGCTTATCGACGTCACCGTGCGCCGCAACGCCTTCGGCAACCAACGTTTCTCCGAGGAGCGCACCGTTCCCGTGACGCTGGGTGGCCAGACGCTCGACGTTGAGGCGAGCTTCATCCGCGCGCCCATCGTTACGCGCGTGGGCGAGGGGGTGGAGGTTATTGCCACCGTGCCGCGGGAAGATGGCGAGGCAGTGGTGGGCGTACAGCAGGGCAACGTTACCGCGCTGAGTTTCCATCCGGAGGAAAACGGCGATTCTCGCCTTCACGCCGCATGGCTGGCTGATTTCGCAATTTAA
- the ppc gene encoding phosphoenolpyruvate carboxylase, whose protein sequence is MSTPAPEVVREDIRFLGRVLGRVIAQQEGEDVFDLVESTRRMAFDVAHGDAKPEDLVAIFHDLDITKVNLVARAFSYFALIANLAEDLDDESVDAPVSLRKTFAKLKAEGVAPADAAATVRGAHVAPVLTAHPTETRRRTVFDTQTRIKDLLKESHRGGDMAAIEKEMYLRMTLLWQTALIRIARPTLEDEVDVGLRYYKLSLLDQVPALNRAIRHAMRETFGQQLPDSPVVRPGSWIGGDHDGNPYVTEHTLTYATRKAAKTILRYYEDQLGELERELSLSDRYSSSSKELGALADAANNNDQSRVDEPYRRAIYGIRHRVKETLKVVKGETSASAYASPDELTRDLDVIDRSLRQFNDDIIADDRLARLRSAVTTFGFHLYSLDMRQNSESFENVLTEIFAEARIVDEYRALGEEEKVALLVKELQTNRPLLFPDAEFSADTAKELGFFRAAARAVRDLGPESVSHCIISMTGTVSDILEPMVLLKEVGLKQVDVVPLFETIDDLKAGAGILEKLWAVPVYREHLRSRGDVQEVMLGYSDSNKDGGYLQANWALYDAELELVDLCARHGVELRLAHGRGGAVGRGGGPTYDAILAQPKGAVSGSVRITEQGEVISAKYGAPETARRHLEAFVSGALEASLLDTEPIADPERAYEIMRELASLSGAAYRQLVDDPGFISYFTQSTPLHEIGELNLGSRPTSRKQTTAISDLRAIPWVLSWSQSRTNIPGWFGVGSAVTSWVAQGGSGAAGNAAGNAASEGEDARWEELRELYRTWPFFRSVFSNMAQVMAKAEMQLARLYANLVDDKATADRIFGLISEEFERTREVYLTVTGNADLVSENQRQARSLKRRYPYLLPLNAVQLELLRRYRRGDDQFLVSKTIQVTMNGLATALRNAG, encoded by the coding sequence GTGAGCACACCCGCCCCAGAAGTCGTCCGCGAAGATATCCGATTCCTCGGCCGGGTGCTCGGCCGGGTCATCGCCCAGCAGGAAGGCGAGGATGTCTTTGATCTTGTCGAATCGACTCGCCGCATGGCCTTCGACGTCGCTCACGGCGATGCCAAGCCCGAGGACCTCGTCGCCATCTTTCACGACCTCGACATCACCAAGGTCAACCTCGTGGCCCGTGCGTTTAGCTACTTTGCGCTCATCGCGAACCTGGCGGAGGACTTGGATGACGAATCCGTCGATGCGCCCGTCTCGCTGCGCAAGACCTTTGCCAAGCTCAAGGCCGAAGGTGTCGCGCCTGCCGACGCCGCCGCCACCGTCCGCGGCGCTCACGTCGCACCCGTCCTCACCGCGCACCCCACCGAAACCCGCCGCCGCACCGTCTTTGATACCCAGACCCGCATTAAAGACCTGCTCAAAGAATCCCACCGCGGCGGGGACATGGCGGCGATTGAAAAAGAGATGTACCTGCGCATGACGCTGCTGTGGCAGACCGCGCTCATCCGTATCGCGCGCCCGACCTTGGAAGACGAGGTGGATGTCGGCCTGCGCTACTACAAGCTTTCTCTCCTAGACCAGGTCCCTGCGCTTAACCGCGCCATCCGTCATGCCATGCGTGAGACCTTCGGCCAGCAGCTGCCGGATTCCCCGGTCGTGCGCCCCGGTTCCTGGATTGGTGGAGACCATGACGGCAACCCCTATGTCACCGAGCACACCCTCACCTACGCCACCCGCAAGGCTGCGAAGACCATCCTCCGTTACTACGAGGATCAGCTTGGGGAGCTGGAGCGCGAGCTGTCCCTCTCTGATCGCTATTCCTCGAGCTCGAAGGAGCTCGGCGCGCTTGCCGACGCCGCGAATAACAACGACCAATCCCGCGTCGACGAACCCTACCGCCGCGCCATCTACGGCATCCGGCACCGCGTGAAGGAGACGCTCAAGGTGGTGAAGGGGGAGACGTCGGCAAGCGCGTATGCCTCACCGGACGAGCTCACACGTGACCTCGACGTCATTGACCGCTCGCTGCGCCAATTCAACGATGACATCATCGCCGACGACCGCCTCGCGCGCCTGCGCTCCGCGGTAACGACGTTCGGCTTCCACCTGTATTCGCTGGACATGCGCCAGAACTCGGAGTCCTTTGAGAACGTGCTCACGGAGATTTTCGCTGAAGCGAGGATCGTCGATGAGTACCGCGCGCTGGGAGAGGAAGAGAAGGTTGCGCTGTTGGTCAAGGAGCTGCAGACCAATCGCCCGCTGCTCTTCCCGGATGCGGAATTTAGCGCGGACACCGCTAAAGAGCTCGGCTTTTTCCGTGCGGCCGCACGTGCTGTGCGCGACCTGGGGCCGGAGTCGGTGTCGCACTGCATCATCTCTATGACGGGGACGGTCTCCGACATTCTGGAACCGATGGTGCTGCTCAAGGAAGTGGGGCTGAAGCAGGTCGATGTGGTGCCGCTGTTTGAGACCATCGATGACCTCAAGGCCGGCGCCGGCATCCTGGAGAAGTTGTGGGCGGTGCCGGTGTACCGCGAACATCTGCGCTCGCGGGGCGATGTGCAGGAGGTCATGCTGGGCTACTCCGATTCCAACAAGGACGGCGGCTACTTGCAGGCGAACTGGGCGCTATACGACGCCGAACTGGAACTCGTTGACCTGTGCGCGCGCCACGGCGTGGAGCTGCGTCTTGCGCATGGCCGCGGTGGTGCTGTCGGCCGTGGTGGTGGCCCAACCTATGATGCGATTCTGGCGCAGCCCAAAGGTGCGGTGAGCGGCTCGGTGCGCATCACCGAGCAGGGCGAGGTTATCTCGGCTAAGTATGGTGCGCCGGAGACGGCGCGCCGCCACCTTGAGGCTTTCGTTTCCGGTGCGCTGGAAGCCTCGCTTTTGGACACCGAACCTATCGCAGACCCGGAGCGCGCCTACGAGATCATGCGCGAGCTCGCGAGCCTGAGCGGTGCGGCGTACCGCCAGCTTGTCGACGACCCCGGCTTTATCTCCTACTTCACCCAATCCACGCCCCTGCACGAGATTGGCGAGCTCAACCTCGGCTCGCGCCCCACTTCCCGCAAACAGACCACCGCGATTTCGGACTTGCGCGCCATTCCGTGGGTGCTGTCGTGGTCGCAATCCCGTACCAACATTCCGGGCTGGTTCGGCGTGGGCAGCGCGGTGACCTCCTGGGTGGCTCAAGGCGGAAGCGGTGCAGCGGGCAATGCGGCCGGCAACGCGGCGAGCGAGGGCGAGGATGCACGCTGGGAGGAACTGCGCGAGCTCTACCGCACGTGGCCCTTCTTCCGCTCCGTGTTCTCCAACATGGCCCAGGTCATGGCGAAGGCAGAGATGCAGCTGGCGCGCCTGTATGCCAACCTCGTCGATGATAAAGCCACCGCCGACCGCATCTTCGGTCTCATCTCCGAGGAATTCGAGCGCACCCGCGAGGTTTATCTCACGGTCACCGGCAACGCGGACCTGGTTAGTGAGAACCAGCGCCAGGCGCGTTCGCTCAAGCGCCGCTACCCGTACCTGCTGCCGCTTAACGCCGTCCAGCTCGAGCTGCTGCGCCGCTACCGCCGCGGCGATGACCAATTCCTCGTGTCCAAGACCATTCAGGTCACGATGAATGGCCTCGCCACCGCGCTGCGCAACGCCGGCTAA
- a CDS encoding HNH endonuclease signature motif containing protein → MRVQTFFAALGRAIDLVAECAGLSESDLVSFGAAPADASLLLSLHHTYFGHTNSTRKQRIAADAARRRGHGLVTLQRIESFVAKVRDHNKAWDLRVELCQTSAELVDNVARKRLREMRKPRTYAERAKITQHDNGLATLTVTADSRELTDVFKGIDQERPGASFLEQLEGGGVKTEVTAMAVMQLDDYAELLKGNTEKDGEEFIVRTTDGATMTGSQLIEQVMLDKGIIVAVSREHGPLDVFRSQRFATEKQRLALAAENPCCAWKGCKVPFEKCQIHHIVAWARGGPTNILNLVPLCPYHNGVNDDDPDAPPTRGRMDRIGGRTAWLPPYDASPVFTSPFN, encoded by the coding sequence ATGAGAGTTCAGACCTTCTTCGCCGCACTCGGCCGGGCCATTGACTTGGTGGCCGAGTGCGCGGGCCTGTCTGAATCCGACCTGGTTTCCTTCGGCGCCGCGCCTGCCGACGCCTCCCTTCTCCTCTCCCTCCACCACACCTACTTCGGTCACACTAACTCCACCCGCAAGCAGCGCATTGCCGCCGACGCCGCCCGCCGCCGCGGCCATGGCCTAGTGACCTTGCAACGCATCGAGTCTTTCGTGGCCAAAGTCCGGGACCACAATAAGGCTTGGGACCTGCGCGTGGAGCTGTGCCAGACCAGTGCGGAGCTGGTGGACAACGTTGCCCGCAAGCGCCTGCGCGAGATGCGCAAGCCCCGCACGTATGCTGAGCGCGCGAAGATTACCCAGCACGATAATGGCCTTGCCACGCTGACCGTGACGGCAGATTCACGCGAGCTTACGGACGTGTTTAAGGGCATCGACCAAGAGCGCCCCGGCGCGAGCTTCTTAGAACAACTCGAAGGCGGCGGCGTGAAAACTGAGGTGACTGCTATGGCGGTCATGCAGCTTGATGACTACGCCGAGCTGCTCAAGGGCAACACCGAGAAGGATGGCGAGGAATTTATCGTCCGCACCACCGATGGTGCGACGATGACCGGTTCGCAGTTAATCGAGCAAGTCATGCTGGATAAAGGCATCATTGTGGCGGTCAGCCGCGAACACGGCCCGCTCGATGTCTTCCGTTCGCAGCGTTTCGCCACCGAGAAACAGCGCCTTGCGCTAGCCGCGGAGAATCCCTGCTGCGCGTGGAAGGGTTGTAAGGTGCCTTTCGAGAAGTGCCAGATTCACCATATTGTGGCCTGGGCCCGCGGCGGGCCCACCAACATCCTCAACCTGGTGCCGCTGTGCCCGTATCACAACGGGGTCAACGACGATGACCCCGATGCCCCGCCTACGCGCGGCCGGATGGACCGCATCGGTGGGCGCACCGCGTGGCTGCCGCCTTACGACGCCTCCCCCGTCTTCACCAGCCCCTTCAACTAA